A genomic stretch from Candidatus Thiothrix anitrata includes:
- a CDS encoding UPF0175 family protein — protein sequence MQTFSIRDLREHTGDLSRTAEQGQLALVTRHGQPLFVSVPFSENLLAFGVHIALATHLFQSGSMSLGKASKLARMSIAEFTEHVSRLGIPVVNYDPAELDQELAYLNS from the coding sequence ATGCAAACCTTCAGCATCCGTGATTTGCGCGAACATACTGGCGACCTCAGCCGCACCGCCGAACAAGGACAATTGGCGTTAGTCACCCGTCATGGGCAACCGTTGTTTGTCAGCGTCCCGTTCAGTGAAAACCTGTTGGCGTTTGGTGTACATATCGCTCTCGCTACCCACCTGTTCCAATCGGGAAGCATGAGTTTGGGTAAAGCATCCAAATTGGCGCGAATGTCCATTGCGGAATTTACCGAACACGTCAGTCGTTTGGGTATTCCTGTGGTGAATTATGATCCTGCTGAGCTAGATCAGGAACTCGCGTACCTCAACTCATGA
- a CDS encoding YicC/YloC family endoribonuclease, producing MIRSMTAFAHRELTTEHGTMSWEIRSVNHRYLDISLRQPEEFRSQENSLRDVIQSTLKRGKIEANLRFNAARSNTSEIRINEPLARALIIACRQLEAFTENPEPLKAVDILRWPGVAQDCQPDMDILVAHAKVLLQDSLDDLLEMREREGKRLADFIYQRCDQIAEIIVRIRKHRPGIIVAQREKILNRIEELKISPDYGRVEQELVILAQRLDVEEELDRLMAHLDEINDVLERNEPVGRRLDFLMQELNREANTLSSKSNDADTTQAAVDLKVMIEQMREQVQNIE from the coding sequence ATGATCCGCAGCATGACCGCTTTTGCACACCGCGAACTGACTACCGAACACGGAACCATGAGCTGGGAAATCCGCAGCGTTAATCACCGTTACCTCGATATTAGCCTGCGTCAGCCCGAAGAGTTCCGCAGTCAGGAAAACAGTTTACGCGACGTTATTCAAAGCACCTTGAAGCGTGGCAAAATCGAAGCCAATTTACGTTTCAATGCCGCTCGCTCTAATACTAGCGAAATCCGCATTAACGAACCGCTGGCTCGCGCCCTGATTATTGCCTGCCGCCAACTGGAGGCATTCACCGAAAACCCTGAACCACTCAAGGCCGTGGATATTCTGCGCTGGCCGGGTGTTGCTCAGGATTGTCAGCCGGACATGGATATTTTAGTGGCACACGCCAAAGTATTACTGCAAGACAGCCTTGATGATCTGCTGGAAATGCGCGAACGCGAAGGCAAACGCCTCGCCGATTTCATTTACCAACGCTGCGATCAAATCGCGGAAATCATTGTGCGTATCCGTAAACATCGCCCCGGCATTATTGTGGCGCAACGCGAGAAAATCCTTAACCGCATTGAAGAGCTGAAAATTTCCCCTGACTACGGGCGTGTTGAGCAGGAGTTGGTTATCTTGGCACAACGCCTTGATGTGGAAGAGGAACTCGATCGTCTCATGGCGCACCTTGATGAAATCAATGATGTCTTGGAGCGTAACGAGCCTGTTGGTCGCCGCCTTGATTTTTTAATGCAGGAACTCAATCGTGAAGCTAATACCTTATCTTCCAAGTCTAATGATGCAGATACCACGCAAGCAGCAGTGGATTTAAAGGTTATGATTGAACAAATGCGTGAGCAGGTGCAAAACATTGAGTAA